The Pseudomonadota bacterium genome window below encodes:
- a CDS encoding type II secretion system F family protein → MWRMGQFEYVVTNTEGRRYIGTLVAVDMEAAMRSLVDKNLVVARIQPVATGSTWQRVRDALGLPARSPWSSEEIIAFTQQLCAMIESGVTVKQALDVMTEDAEDGAGRQLLVDLATRVSAGESVTEALSAHPEVFSRQFLATVSAGETGGNLAGALTELAGLLEKAEALRRKVAGALYYPAFITIVSVAFLTLMLVVVVPRYAAFYDTLGGDLPAFTQALLGFGRLASNELPLLVFGGLVLLVLWGKVSSTERGRLAIDGLKLRLPGVGTLFRLLAIARFCRTLSSLLGCGVPLMQASALVADTMGNAALEKAVERVPVHLTEGRGIVETLRATGIFTRMALSMIGVGEQSGRLDHMLERIATYYEERVDHAVKALTSLVEPLVIIVVGAVVAVMVVALVMPVFNLVNLFMK, encoded by the coding sequence GTGTGGCGCATGGGCCAGTTCGAGTATGTGGTGACGAACACCGAGGGACGCCGATATATCGGCACACTCGTAGCCGTCGACATGGAGGCCGCGATGCGCAGCCTTGTCGACAAGAACCTCGTGGTGGCGAGAATCCAGCCTGTAGCGACGGGCTCGACATGGCAGCGTGTGCGCGATGCGCTCGGGCTGCCCGCGCGGTCGCCCTGGTCGTCGGAGGAGATCATCGCATTCACCCAGCAGCTCTGCGCCATGATCGAGTCAGGTGTGACTGTCAAGCAGGCACTCGACGTGATGACGGAGGATGCCGAAGATGGCGCTGGACGTCAGCTTCTGGTTGATCTGGCCACGCGGGTGAGCGCAGGAGAGTCGGTGACCGAGGCGCTCTCGGCCCATCCAGAGGTGTTCTCGCGTCAGTTTCTCGCCACGGTGAGCGCAGGGGAGACCGGCGGCAATCTCGCCGGCGCCCTCACCGAGCTTGCCGGGCTTCTTGAGAAGGCCGAGGCCCTTCGCCGCAAGGTCGCGGGGGCGCTGTACTATCCTGCGTTCATCACCATTGTGTCGGTCGCCTTTCTCACGCTCATGCTCGTGGTGGTGGTTCCGCGATATGCGGCGTTCTACGACACCCTCGGCGGAGACCTTCCTGCCTTCACGCAAGCGTTGCTTGGCTTCGGGCGCCTCGCTTCGAACGAGCTTCCGCTGCTTGTCTTCGGTGGGCTCGTGCTTCTGGTGCTCTGGGGCAAGGTGTCAAGCACCGAGCGCGGGCGTCTGGCCATCGACGGCCTGAAACTGCGCCTGCCCGGCGTGGGGACGCTCTTTCGACTGCTGGCCATCGCGCGTTTCTGTCGTACCTTGTCGAGTCTTCTCGGCTGCGGCGTTCCGCTCATGCAGGCATCCGCGCTGGTGGCCGATACCATGGGCAACGCGGCGCTCGAGAAGGCGGTGGAGCGTGTCCCGGTGCATCTGACGGAGGGGCGCGGCATCGTCGAGACGCTGCGTGCCACGGGAATCTTCACGCGCATGGCCCTGAGCATGATCGGCGTGGGCGAGCAGAGCGGTCGTCTCGATCACATGCTCGAGCGCATCGCGACCTATTATGAGGAGCGGGTCGATCACGCCGTGAAGGCCCTCACATCGCTGGTCGAGCCGCTGGTGATCATTGTGGTGGGCGCAGTGGTCGCGGTGATGGTGGTGGCACTGGTGATGCCGGTGTTCAATCTGGTGAACCTGTTCATGAAGTGA
- a CDS encoding type II secretion system protein GspE, whose product MGQRDVEDPDAERRGRSLEGRRGHGPGDLMEMVVERRSDKGQANDVDHQPLASCARLDDRVWARLLRGVVTESALQLAIDTSWGGHGPIEYLLRQRLVSSDALLALLGRHFGCAFVNLRRYEAEADAVALVGAPVARRLRVLPLFRHDRRLHVAMADPMDLAALDFLRSATRCVVEPVVALASDIDDALKRHYLDRGTAEQAMVAIAGSRAEVTEGATASVLPTEDEDAPTIRLINYVLTHAIEINASDIHFEPYPSECILRFRVDGILHDFPPPPLDMYPALVSRIKVMASLDIAERRLPQDGRLTFDAGEQRYDLRVSIIPGVNGENVVIRVLDAGAARGNVGDLGFDASLQARWERLITLPYGMILVTGPTGSGKSTTLYTTLRSIYSPSTKIITLEDPVECKLHGVTQLQMNPSVGFTFAQGLRAILRHDPDVIMLGEIRDQESAEIALRSSLTGHLLFSTLHTNDALQAVTRLVDMGIPPFLVQSSLSGVLAQRLVRRLCPDCRVPHAPEPAALRAAGVDEVPTETRIFRAVGCQGCGGLGYKGRVGIYQLFEMSAAVRRLSPAHLTASRLLEAARLQTTFRTLRESACDKLFAGVTSLEEVARLTVDDPTVDEC is encoded by the coding sequence ATGGGGCAGCGTGACGTGGAAGACCCGGATGCCGAACGAAGGGGGCGGTCTCTGGAAGGCCGCCGTGGGCATGGCCCTGGAGACCTGATGGAGATGGTTGTCGAACGTCGGTCTGACAAGGGGCAGGCGAACGATGTTGATCATCAGCCGCTGGCGTCCTGCGCGCGTCTCGATGATCGCGTCTGGGCGCGTCTCTTGCGCGGCGTCGTCACGGAGAGCGCCCTTCAGCTGGCCATCGATACGAGTTGGGGGGGACACGGCCCCATCGAGTACCTGCTGCGACAGCGCCTGGTTTCGTCTGATGCGTTGCTGGCTCTGCTGGGACGTCATTTCGGCTGCGCATTCGTCAATCTGCGCCGGTATGAGGCGGAGGCCGATGCGGTGGCTCTGGTGGGGGCGCCGGTTGCACGGCGGCTGCGCGTGCTTCCCCTGTTTCGGCACGATCGTCGGCTGCACGTGGCCATGGCAGATCCCATGGATCTCGCCGCCCTCGATTTCTTACGGTCAGCCACCCGCTGCGTTGTCGAACCGGTGGTTGCGCTCGCGTCGGACATCGACGACGCATTGAAGCGGCACTACCTCGATCGGGGAACAGCCGAGCAGGCCATGGTGGCCATCGCGGGATCTCGCGCGGAGGTCACCGAGGGCGCGACGGCGTCGGTGCTGCCCACCGAAGACGAAGACGCACCCACCATCCGCCTCATCAACTACGTGCTGACCCACGCCATCGAGATCAACGCCAGCGACATCCACTTCGAGCCGTACCCGAGCGAGTGCATCTTACGCTTCAGGGTCGATGGCATCTTGCACGACTTCCCACCACCGCCCCTCGACATGTATCCAGCGCTGGTGTCACGCATCAAGGTCATGGCGTCGCTCGATATCGCTGAGCGACGTCTTCCGCAAGACGGGCGTCTTACATTTGACGCGGGGGAGCAGCGCTACGATCTGCGGGTCTCCATCATTCCTGGGGTGAACGGCGAGAACGTGGTCATTCGCGTTCTCGATGCCGGAGCGGCGCGTGGGAACGTGGGTGATCTCGGCTTCGATGCCTCGCTTCAGGCCCGCTGGGAGCGTCTCATCACGCTGCCCTACGGCATGATACTGGTGACCGGTCCCACCGGCTCGGGCAAGTCGACCACCCTCTACACCACGCTGCGCAGCATCTACTCGCCGAGCACGAAGATCATCACGCTTGAAGACCCGGTCGAGTGCAAGCTTCACGGCGTGACCCAGCTGCAGATGAACCCGTCGGTGGGGTTCACCTTCGCGCAGGGGCTGCGCGCCATTCTGCGCCACGACCCGGACGTGATCATGCTGGGCGAGATCCGAGACCAGGAATCGGCAGAGATCGCCTTGCGGTCGTCGCTCACCGGGCACCTGCTGTTCTCCACATTGCACACCAATGACGCGCTTCAGGCCGTGACCCGTCTCGTCGACATGGGGATACCGCCGTTTCTCGTGCAGTCGTCGCTGAGCGGCGTGCTGGCCCAGCGCCTGGTGCGTCGCCTCTGTCCGGACTGTCGTGTTCCGCACGCACCGGAGCCTGCGGCGCTGCGCGCTGCTGGGGTTGACGAGGTGCCGACCGAGACGCGCATCTTTCGCGCGGTGGGATGTCAGGGATGTGGTGGCCTGGGGTATAAGGGGAGGGTTGGCATCTACCAGCTGTTCGAGATGTCGGCTGCGGTGCGCCGTCTATCGCCCGCCCATCTCACGGCTTCGCGCCTGCTCGAGGCCGCGCGGCTCCAGACGACCTTTCGCACCTTGCGAGAGAGCGCGTGCGACAAGCTCTTCGCGGGGGTCACGAGTCTCGAGGAGGTGGCGCGCCTGACGGTCGACGACCCGACGGTGGACGAGTGCTGA